A single region of the Pan troglodytes isolate AG18354 chromosome 18, NHGRI_mPanTro3-v2.0_pri, whole genome shotgun sequence genome encodes:
- the LCAT gene encoding phosphatidylcholine-sterol acyltransferase isoform X2 produces the protein MGPPGSPWQWVTLLLGLLLPPAAPFWLLNVLFPPHTTPKAELSNHTRPVILVPGCLGNQLEAKLDKPDVVNWMCYRKTEDFFTIWLDLNMFLPLGVDCWIDNTRVVYNRSSGLVSNAPGVQIRVPGFGKTYSVEYLDSSKLAGYLHTLVQNLVNNGYVRDETVRAAPYDWRLEPGQQEEYYRKLAGLVEEMHAAYGKPVFLIGHSLGCLHLLYFLLRQPQAWKDRFIDGFISLGAPWGGSIKPMLVLASGDNQGIPIMSSIKLKEEQRITTTSPWMFPSRMAWPEDHVFISTPSFNYTGRDFQRFFADLHFEEGWYMWLQSRDLLAGLPAPGVEVYCLYGVGLPTPRTYIYDHGFPYTDPVGVLYEDGDDTVATRSTELCGLWQGRQPQPVHLLPLHGIQHLNMVFSNLTLEHINAILLGAYRQGPPASPTASPEPPPPE, from the exons ATGGGGCCGCCCGGCTCCCCATGGCAGTGGGTaacactgctgctggggctgCTGCTCCCTCCTGCCGCCCCCTTCTGGCTCCTCAATGTGCTCTTCCCCCCGCACACCACGCCCAAGGCTGAACTCAGTAACCACACACGGCCCGTCATCCTCG TGCCCGGCTGCCTGGGGAATCAGCTAGAAGCCAAGCTGGACAAACCAGATGTGGTGAACTGGATGTGCTACCGCAAGACAGAGGACTTCTTCACCATCTGGCTGGATCTCAACATGTTCCTACCCCTTGGGGTAGACTGCTGGATCGATAACACCAG GGTTGTCTACAACCGGAGCTCTGGGCTCGTGTCCAACGCCCCTGGTGTCCAGATCCGCGTCCCTGGCTTTGGCAAGACCTACTCTGTGGAGTACCTGGACAGCAGCAAGCTGGCAG GGTACCTGCACACACTGGTGCAGAACCTGGTCAACAACGGCTACGTGCGGGACGAGACTGTGCGCGCCGCCCCCTATGACTGGCGGCTGGAGCCCG GCCAGCAGGAGGAGTACTACCGCAAGCTCGCAGGGCTGGTGGAGGAGATGCACGCTGCCTATGGGAAGCCTGTCTTCCTCATTGGCCACAGCCTCGGCTGTCTACACTTGCTCTATTTCCTGCTGCGCCAGCCCCAGGCCTGGAAGGACCGCTTTATTGATGGCTTCATCTCTCTTGGGGCTCCCTGGGGTGGCTCCATCAAGCCCATGCTGGTCTTGGCCTCAG GTGACAACCAGGGCATCCCCATCATGTCCAGCATCAAGCTGAAAGAGGAGCAGCGCATAACCACCACCTCCCCCTGGATGTTTCCCTCTCGCATGGCGTGGCCTGAGGACCACGTGTTCATTTCCACACCCAGCTTCAACTACACAGGCCGTGACTTCCAACGCTTCTTTGCAGACCTGCACTTTGAGGAAGGCTGGTACATGTGGCTGCAGTCACGTGACCTCCTGGCAGGACTCCCAGCACCTGGTGTGGAAGTATACTGTCTTTACGGCGTGGGCCTGCCCACGCCCCGCACCTACATCTACGACCACGGCTTCCCCTACACGGACCCTGTGGGTGTGCTCTATGAGGATGGTGATGACACGGTGGCGACCCGCAGCACCGAGCTCTGTGGCCTGTGGCAGGGCCGCCAGCCACAGCCTGTGCACCTGCTGCCCCTGCACGGGATACAGCATCTCAACATGGTCTTCAGCAACCTGACCCTGGAGCACATCAATGCCATCCTGCTGGGTGCCTACCGCCAGGGTCCCCCTGCATCCCCGACTGCCAGCCCAGAGCCCCCGCCTCCTGAATAA
- the LCAT gene encoding phosphatidylcholine-sterol acyltransferase isoform X1, whose translation MGPPGSPWQWVTLLLGLLLPPAAPFWLLNVLFPPHTTPKAELSNHTRPVILVPGCLGNQLEAKLDKPDVVNWMCYRKTEDFFTIWLDLNMFLPLGVDCWIDNTRVVYNRSSGLVSNAPGVQIRVPGFGKTYSVEYLDSSKLAGYLHTLVQNLVNNGYVRDETVRAAPYDWRLEPGDNQGIPIMSSIKLKEEQRITTTSPWMFPSRMAWPEDHVFISTPSFNYTGRDFQRFFADLHFEEGWYMWLQSRDLLAGLPAPGVEVYCLYGVGLPTPRTYIYDHGFPYTDPVGVLYEDGDDTVATRSTELCGLWQGRQPQPVHLLPLHGIQHLNMVFSNLTLEHINAILLGAYRQGPPASPTASPEPPPPE comes from the exons ATGGGGCCGCCCGGCTCCCCATGGCAGTGGGTaacactgctgctggggctgCTGCTCCCTCCTGCCGCCCCCTTCTGGCTCCTCAATGTGCTCTTCCCCCCGCACACCACGCCCAAGGCTGAACTCAGTAACCACACACGGCCCGTCATCCTCG TGCCCGGCTGCCTGGGGAATCAGCTAGAAGCCAAGCTGGACAAACCAGATGTGGTGAACTGGATGTGCTACCGCAAGACAGAGGACTTCTTCACCATCTGGCTGGATCTCAACATGTTCCTACCCCTTGGGGTAGACTGCTGGATCGATAACACCAG GGTTGTCTACAACCGGAGCTCTGGGCTCGTGTCCAACGCCCCTGGTGTCCAGATCCGCGTCCCTGGCTTTGGCAAGACCTACTCTGTGGAGTACCTGGACAGCAGCAAGCTGGCAG GGTACCTGCACACACTGGTGCAGAACCTGGTCAACAACGGCTACGTGCGGGACGAGACTGTGCGCGCCGCCCCCTATGACTGGCGGCTGGAGCCCG GTGACAACCAGGGCATCCCCATCATGTCCAGCATCAAGCTGAAAGAGGAGCAGCGCATAACCACCACCTCCCCCTGGATGTTTCCCTCTCGCATGGCGTGGCCTGAGGACCACGTGTTCATTTCCACACCCAGCTTCAACTACACAGGCCGTGACTTCCAACGCTTCTTTGCAGACCTGCACTTTGAGGAAGGCTGGTACATGTGGCTGCAGTCACGTGACCTCCTGGCAGGACTCCCAGCACCTGGTGTGGAAGTATACTGTCTTTACGGCGTGGGCCTGCCCACGCCCCGCACCTACATCTACGACCACGGCTTCCCCTACACGGACCCTGTGGGTGTGCTCTATGAGGATGGTGATGACACGGTGGCGACCCGCAGCACCGAGCTCTGTGGCCTGTGGCAGGGCCGCCAGCCACAGCCTGTGCACCTGCTGCCCCTGCACGGGATACAGCATCTCAACATGGTCTTCAGCAACCTGACCCTGGAGCACATCAATGCCATCCTGCTGGGTGCCTACCGCCAGGGTCCCCCTGCATCCCCGACTGCCAGCCCAGAGCCCCCGCCTCCTGAATAA
- the PSMB10 gene encoding proteasome subunit beta type-10 — protein MLKPALEPRGGFSFENCQRNASLERVLPGLKVPHARKTGTTIAGLVFQDGVILGADTRATNDSVVADKSCEKIHFIAPKIYCCGAGVAADAEMTTRMVASKMELHALSTGREPRVATVTRILRQTLFRYQGHVGASLIVGGVDLTGPQLYGVHPHGSYSRLPFTALGSGQDAALAVLEDRFQPNMTLEAAQGLLVEAVTAGILGDLGSGGNVDACVITKTGAKLLRTLSSPTEPVKRSGRYHFVPGTTAVLTQTVKPLTLELVEETVQAMEVE, from the exons ATGCTGAAGCCAGCCCTGGAGCCCCGAGGGGGCTTCTCCTTCGAGAACTGCCAAAG AAATGCATCATTGGAACGCGTCCTCCCGGGGCTCAAGGTCCCTCACGCACGCAAGACCGGGACCACCATCGCGGGCCTGGTGTTCCAA gaCGGGGTCATTCTGGGCGCCGACACGCGAGCCACTAACGATTCGGTCGTGGCGGACAAGAGCTGCGAGAAGATCCACTTCATCGCCCCCAAAATCTA CTGCTGTGGGGCTGGAGTAGCCGCGGACGCCGAGATGACCACACGGATGGTGGCGTCCAAGATGGAGCTACACGCGCTATCCACGGGCCGCGAGCCCCGCGTGGCCACGGTCACTCGCATCCTGCGCCAGACGCTCTTCAG GTACCAGGGCCACGTGGGTGCATCGCTGATCGTGGGCGGCGTAGACCTGACTGGACCGCAGCTCTACGGCGTGCATCCCCATGGCTCCTACAGCCGTCTGCCCTTCACAGCCCTGG GCTCTGGTCAGGACGCGGCCCTGGCGGTGCTAGAAGACCGGTTCCAGCCGAACATGACG CTGGAGGCTGCTCAGGGGCTGCTGGTGGAAGCCGTCACCGCCGGGATCTTGGGTGACCTGGGCTCCGGGGGCAATGTGGACGCATGTGTGATCACGAAGACTGGCGCCAAGCTGCTGCGGACACTGAGCTCACCCACAGAGCCCGTGAAGAG GTCTGGCCGCTACCACTTTGTGCCTGGAACCACAGCTGTCCTGACCCAGACAGTGAAGCCACTAACCCTGGAGCTAGTGGAGGAAACTGTGCAGGCTATGGAGGTGGAGTAA
- the CTRL gene encoding chymotrypsin-like protease CTRL-1: MLLLSLTLSLVLLGSSWGCGIPAIKPALSFSQRIVNGENAVSGSWPWQVSLQDSSGFHFCGGSLISQSWVVTAAHCNVSPGRHFVVLGEYDRSSNAEPLQVLSISRAITHPSWNSTTMNNDVTLLKVASPAQYTTRISPVCLASSNEALTEGLTCVTTGWGRLSGVGNVTPARLQQVALPLVTVNQCRQYWGSSITDSMICAGGAGASSCQGDSGGPLVCQKGNTWVLIGIVSWGTKNCNVRAPAVYTRVSKFSTWINQVIAYN, encoded by the exons ATGTTGCTGCTCAGCCTGACCCTAAGCCTGGTTCTCCTCGGCTCCTCCTGGG GCTGCGGCATTCCTGCCATCAAACCGGCACTGAGCTTCAGCCAGAGGATTGTCAACGGGGAGAATGCAGTGTCGGGCTCCTGGCCCTGGCAGGTGTCCCTGCAG GACAGCAGCGGCTTCCACTTCTGCGGTGGTTCTCTCATCAGCCAGTCCTGGGTGGTCACTGCTGCCCACTGCAATGTCAG CCCTGGCCGCCATTTTGTTGTCCTGGGCGAGTATGACCGATCATCAAACGCAGAGCCCTTGCAGGTTCTGTCCATCTCTCGG GCCATTACACACCCTAGCTGGAACTCTACCACCATGAACAATGACGTGACGCTGCTGAAGGTCGCCTCGCCAGCCCAGTACACAACACGCATCTCGCCAGTTTGCCTGGCATCCTCAAACGAGGCTCTGACTGAAGGCCTCACGTGTGTCACCACCGGCTGGGGTCGCCTCAGTGGCGTGG GCAATGTGACACCAGCACGTCTGCAGCAGGTGGCTTTGCCCCTGGTCACTGTGAATCAGTGCCGGCAGTACTGGGGCTCAAGTATCACTGACTCCATGATCTGTGCAGGTGGCGCAGGTGCCTCCTCGTGCCAG GGTGACTCCGGAGGCCCTCTTGTCTGCCAGAAGGGAAACACATGGGTGCTTATTGGTATTGTCTCCTGGGGCACCAAAAACTGCAATGTGCGCGCACCTGCTGTCTATACTCGAGTTAGCAAGTTCAGCACCTGGATCAACCAGGTCATAGCCTACAACTGA